The DNA window TCAGTGTCGCAGTAGACAGGCACAGGAGATCAACGTGTACACAACAACTCCCAGTGTCATCACTCGTCAGATAGAAACGGCCACCGTCGCCAACAACTCACGATGCTTCCGTCCGCTGCGAACATTTCGCAAGCAGCCAGGCAACAAGATCCTGGCGCTTTTTACAAGCCCACCTGGGACAAGGATCTCGAAGTCCACGACCCATCATCCTATGGATCGCATGCCATCACGGCGGTAACGACTTTTTATTTCAAATAAAAGCGGCATAAAGCATCGTGTGTGTGCGTAACCACAACGAACGGACAACTACTATTCGTATGACTTTTCAACGTATCCACTCTTTCAACATACACTCCACAGCAACGGTCAGTGGCAGTACTGGCGGTACCAGCAGCAGCGTCCGAAcccggcgccgtcgccgtccccgACGACGCTGCCGCGGCTGTGGAGCCACCAGAGCAGGTTGGCCAGCGAGTTGCCGTCGTCGTGCCCCGTCAGCGCCCGCGTCTTGGCAAGCGCGGCCTCCCGGTCGTAGATCCCCTCCAGCGCGTACACGAACCCCTTCCACCCTTCGCCCACGCCGTCCCGCGCCAGCGCCGGCTCCGTCCACGCCACCAGGTCCCTGACGAACGCCACGTCCGGGAACAGCGCCTCGCTGATGGGCAGCACCGGCAGCAGCTGGATCCCCAGCCGGCACTCCTTCCACTCGGGCGGTGCGAACCACAGCCCGCTGTCGCGCTTGTTCGCCCACAGCACCCCCACCACGCGGTTTGCCGCGGCGAAGTCCTCCTCGTAGATCCCCTCCCCGGCGCGCACGTGCCACCACGTCTGCGCCGCCAGCGCCTCCAGCGCCGTCAGCGTCGCGCCGAGCGAGACCAGGTGCGTGTCCCCGTAGCTCAGCCCCACCAGCGCCGCCGAGTAGTAGGCGTTCACGGCCTCGCTGGTGCTCTCCTGGTTGCGCCCGTCCGCGAACTCCGTCAGCCCGCCCGCCCACGAGTGGAGCTTCCACAGGTCGAACATCCGGAGCCGGGTGAAGCTGCCGCCGGCCCTGTTCCGCGACAGCGTCATGAAGTCGGCCACCATGGAGTAGGCCTGGGGCATGTACTTGCGGCCCCAGCAGGGGTCGATCTTGGCCAGCACCGCGATGGCGTACAGGAAGTAGCCCAGGTGGTAGTGGTGGTCGTTGTAGATGCCGAACCCGAAGTCGGCGCCCGAGTCCCGGAGCCCCTGCAGCGTCACCAGCCCGCCCCACTTGGCGTCGTAGAAGAAGCCGTTCCCCTGGAAGCTGCCGTCCAGCCACGGCGTCACGGTCGCCCGCAGGAAGCTCTGCACCGCCGGGATCGCGTCGGGGCACCCGACCTCCTCCGCGATCagcgccagccgcgccgcgcgcgcgaccGCCTTGCCGTAGAAGTAGGACGACGTGGTGGTGATCGGGGCAGACGCGAGGCCGGCCACGTCGGCGCGGAGCGCGGCGGCCACCTCGGCCACGCCGTCCTCGCTCACGCCGCGCGTCGAGTGCCACGTGGGCGACACCGGGTCCGCGCGCAGCGCCCACGAGTCCCCGACCACGCCCACCAGGTCGCCGTCGATGCTCCGGTACCGGAAGTCGTCGAGCACGCGGACGCCACAGTCGTCGGAGAGCAGCCGCAGGTGGAGCGGGTGGGCGAGCATCAGCAGCTCCCCGTGCCCCGCCTTGCGCCACGAGTAGTCGACGCAGAACGGCCGGTGCAGCGCGGCGTCGCCCGCCGTCGGGAAGCAGCCGCTGTAGCGGTCGAGGACGGGCTCCATGGACGCGTCGGGCAGGTAGGCGACCCGGATGGCGCCGGCGAACCCGGGCGCCGAGAGCCGCGTGGTGCCGGCCTGCGCGAGGTgtatcggcgccgacgcgtagAGGAGGAACGTCTGGCCGCTGTTCATCCCGAGGCGCCACTTGGTGCCG is part of the Panicum hallii strain FIL2 chromosome 2, PHallii_v3.1, whole genome shotgun sequence genome and encodes:
- the LOC112882880 gene encoding probable endo-1,3(4)-beta-glucanase ARB_01444 — translated: MRKWTKKLGHTLSRLLTSKPPFAFSRPRPTPPAPLRPPPSPPVSSIQPQPPGLPPFPAAPTMPHHGSHRRPAPAPGGHVFPRAASTVLPDPSRFFAPELLAAPLPTNSFFQNFVLKNGDQPEYLHPYSVRSPGGAALDVCYPSRNHSPSFDIQTFVADLTVADAAGGAERHRIAAFDDLSVTLDVSPTLRAHLVRGCPYVTVVTTTGPVDVSVASVHAFVDVAACDGAGTKWRLGMNSGQTFLLYASAPIHLAQAGTTRLSAPGFAGAIRVAYLPDASMEPVLDRYSGCFPTAGDAALHRPFCVDYSWRKAGHGELLMLAHPLHLRLLSDDCGVRVLDDFRYRSIDGDLVGVVGDSWALRADPVSPTWHSTRGVSEDGVAEVAAALRADVAGLASAPITTTSSYFYGKAVARAARLALIAEEVGCPDAIPAVQSFLRATVTPWLDGSFQGNGFFYDAKWGGLVTLQGLRDSGADFGFGIYNDHHYHLGYFLYAIAVLAKIDPCWGRKYMPQAYSMVADFMTLSRNRAGGSFTRLRMFDLWKLHSWAGGLTEFADGRNQESTSEAVNAYYSAALVGLSYGDTHLVSLGATLTALEALAAQTWWHVRAGEGIYEEDFAAANRVVGVLWANKRDSGLWFAPPEWKECRLGIQLLPVLPISEALFPDVAFVRDLVAWTEPALARDGVGEGWKGFVYALEGIYDREAALAKTRALTGHDDGNSLANLLWWLHSRGSVVGDGDGAGFGRCCWYRQYCH